The Arachis hypogaea cultivar Tifrunner chromosome 16, arahy.Tifrunner.gnm2.J5K5, whole genome shotgun sequence genome contains a region encoding:
- the LOC112758052 gene encoding zinc finger protein CONSTANS-LIKE 13, with translation MTGPHQNSTHSASHTQQDKASAPSPCDYCNSSRSVLYCRADSAKLCFKCDREVHSTNQLFSKHTRTLLCDSCYDSPASILCSTESSVLCHNCDWESHNLSLPTVHERGPLEGFTACPSVSELLTILGFEDVGKKALLYGGDGGGGDGGGGEKNSADDFMGCEIEGFSDFFVWDAPSVVSLDDLISSSAPSHNFQAMEVPPLPKNRKSSCGRHREEILSQLRELAKSEPLDLDTEQQQYLQSGNMSTDLEHDFKTDKFPSYEWHRRSSEPMNQVVPLNTLLNEEVAVEHPTSAVSENNEGKTPISFKSETVSVVPKATPCELTSQERDSALLRYKQKKKTRRYEKHIRYESRKVRAQSRIRVKGRFAKMEH, from the exons ATGACTGGTCCTCATCAAAATTCAACACACTCTGCATCACACACACAACAAGATAAAGCTTCAGCACCATCACCATGCGATTACTGCAACAGCTCCAGATCAGTTCTGTACTGCAGAGCAGATTCAGCGAAGCTCTGTTTCAAATGCGACCGCGAGGTTCATTCAACAAACCAGCTCTTCTCGAAGCACACACGCACTCTTCTCTGTGACTCTTGCTACGATTCCCCTGCTTCCATACTCTGTTCCACGGAATCCTCTGTTCTCTGCCATAATTGTGACTGGGAAAGTCACAACCTTTCTCTTCCAACCGTACACGAGAGAGGTCCCCTTGAAGGATTCACTGCTTGCCCTTCCGTTTCGGAGCTTTTAACCATTCTGGGGTTTGAAGATGTTGGGAAAAAGGCTCTGCTTtatggtggtgatggtggtggtggtgatggaggaGGAGGGGAAAAGAATTCTGCTGACGACTTTATGGGGTGTGAGATTGAAGGCTTTTCAGATTTCTTCGTTTGGGATGCTCCTTCTGTTGTTAGTCTCGATGATTTGATTTCTTCTTCTGCTCCTTCTCATAACTTTCAGGCTATGGAGGTTCCTCCACTCCCCAAG AATCGCAAGTCTTCTTGTGGGAGACATAGAGAAGAGATTCTTAGTCAGCTTCGTGAACTCGCAAAGTCTGAGCCTTTAGACTTAGACACTGAACAACAACAATACTTGCAATCAGGGAACATGTCCACAGATCTTGAACATGATTTCAAGACTGATAAATTCCCTTCTTATGAG TGGCATAGAAGAAGCAGTGAACCTATGAATCAAGTTGTTCCTCTGAATACATTGTTGAATGAAGAAGTTGCAGTTGAACATCCAACTTCTGCAGTTTCGGAGAACAATGAGGGGAAAACACCGATATCTTTCAAATCCGAAACTGTATCAGTTGTTCCAAAAGCTACTCCATGTGAGTTAACAAGTCAAGAAAGAGATTCTGCTTTGTTACGgtacaagcaaaagaagaaaaccaGAAG ATATGAGAAGCACATAAGATATGAATCACGAAAAGTTCGGGCACAAAGCAGGATAAGAGTCAAGGGCCGATTTGCTAAGATGGAACACTGA